In the Pseudomonas orientalis genome, one interval contains:
- a CDS encoding electron transfer flavoprotein subunit beta/FixA family protein, with amino-acid sequence MKVLVAVKRVVDYNVKVRVKADNSGVDLANVKMSMNPFCEIAVEEAVRLKEKGVATEIVVVSIGPTTAQEQLRTALALGADRAILVESAEELTSLAVAKLLKAVVDKEQPQLVILGKQAIDSDNNQTGQMLAALTGYGQGTFASKVEVSGDSVAVTREIDGGAQTVSLKLPAIVTTDLRLNEPRYASLPNIMKAKKKPLEVLTPDALGVSTASTNKTVKVEAPAARSAGIKVKSVAELVEKLKNEAKVI; translated from the coding sequence ATGAAGGTTCTTGTAGCTGTCAAACGCGTTGTCGATTACAACGTGAAAGTTCGCGTCAAGGCGGACAATTCCGGCGTCGACCTTGCTAACGTCAAGATGTCGATGAACCCATTCTGTGAAATCGCCGTGGAAGAAGCCGTACGCCTGAAAGAGAAAGGCGTGGCGACCGAGATCGTCGTGGTTTCCATCGGCCCGACCACTGCCCAGGAGCAATTGCGTACCGCCCTGGCACTGGGCGCCGACCGCGCTATCCTGGTCGAGTCCGCTGAAGAGCTGACCTCCCTGGCCGTGGCCAAGTTGCTCAAGGCCGTTGTCGACAAGGAACAGCCGCAACTGGTGATCCTCGGCAAACAAGCCATCGACAGCGACAACAACCAGACTGGCCAGATGCTGGCTGCACTGACCGGTTACGGTCAGGGCACTTTCGCTTCCAAAGTCGAAGTGAGTGGCGACAGCGTTGCGGTCACCCGTGAAATCGACGGCGGCGCGCAGACGGTTTCCCTGAAACTGCCGGCCATCGTCACTACCGACCTGCGTTTGAACGAGCCGCGCTACGCGTCCCTGCCGAACATCATGAAAGCCAAGAAGAAGCCGCTTGAAGTGCTGACTCCGGATGCTTTGGGCGTTTCCACCGCCTCCACCAACAAGACCGTCAAGGTTGAAGCACCGGCTGCACGCAGCGCGGGCATCAAGGTCAAGTCGGTGGCTGAACTGGTCGAGAAACTGAAAAACGAAGCGAAGGTGATCTGA
- the araG gene encoding L-arabinose ABC transporter ATP-binding protein AraG, whose amino-acid sequence MTGAALRFNGIGKEFPGVKALAQISFEARPHSVHALMGENGAGKSTLLKILGGAYIPSSGTVQIGEQTMAFKCAADSIASGVAVIHQELHLVPEMTVAENLFLGHMPSRFGVVNRGLLRQQALACLKGLADEIDPEEKLGRLSLGQRQLVEIAKALSRGAHVIAFDEPTSSLSAREIDRLMAIITRLRDEGKVVLYVSHRMEEVFRICNAVTVFKDGRFVRTFEDMSALTHDQLVTCMVGRDIQDIYDYRPREQGEVALKVDGLLGPGLREPISFNVRKGEILGLFGLVGAGRTELFRLLSGLERASAGNLELCGEPLQLRSPRDAIAVGVLLCPEDRKKEGIIPLSSVAENINISARGAHSAFGWLLRDGWEKGNADGQIKAMKVKTPSAEQKIMYLSGGNQQKAILGRWLSMPMKVLLLDEPTRGIDIGAKSEIYQIIHNLAAQGIAVIVVSSDLMEVMGISDRILVMSEGALTGELSHDQADEARLLQLALPRTRA is encoded by the coding sequence ATGACCGGCGCGGCCTTGCGTTTCAACGGCATCGGCAAGGAGTTTCCCGGTGTGAAAGCCCTGGCGCAGATCAGCTTTGAAGCGCGGCCGCACTCGGTACATGCGCTGATGGGCGAGAACGGCGCGGGTAAATCGACGCTGCTGAAGATCCTCGGCGGCGCCTATATCCCCAGCAGCGGCACGGTGCAGATCGGCGAGCAGACCATGGCGTTCAAGTGTGCCGCCGACAGCATTGCCAGCGGCGTGGCGGTGATCCACCAGGAGCTGCACCTGGTGCCGGAAATGACCGTGGCCGAGAACCTGTTCCTCGGGCATATGCCGTCACGCTTCGGCGTGGTCAACCGGGGCCTGCTGCGCCAGCAGGCGCTGGCCTGTCTCAAGGGCCTGGCCGATGAAATCGATCCCGAAGAGAAACTCGGCCGCCTGTCCCTGGGCCAGCGTCAATTGGTGGAAATCGCCAAGGCGCTGTCCCGTGGCGCCCATGTGATCGCCTTCGATGAACCGACCAGCAGCCTTTCGGCGCGGGAAATCGACCGCTTGATGGCGATCATCACGCGCCTGCGTGATGAGGGCAAAGTGGTGCTTTATGTATCGCACCGCATGGAAGAAGTGTTCCGTATCTGCAATGCGGTGACGGTGTTCAAGGATGGCCGCTTCGTGCGCACCTTCGAAGACATGAGCGCGCTGACTCATGACCAGTTGGTGACCTGCATGGTCGGCCGCGATATCCAGGACATCTATGATTACCGCCCGCGTGAGCAGGGCGAAGTGGCGCTCAAGGTCGACGGCCTGCTCGGCCCCGGCCTGCGCGAACCGATCAGTTTCAACGTGCGCAAAGGCGAAATCCTCGGCCTGTTCGGGCTGGTGGGGGCAGGGCGCACGGAGCTGTTCCGCCTGCTCAGTGGCCTGGAGCGTGCCAGCGCTGGCAACCTGGAACTGTGCGGTGAGCCGCTGCAATTGCGCTCACCGCGCGATGCCATCGCGGTCGGTGTGTTGCTGTGCCCGGAAGACCGCAAGAAGGAGGGCATCATTCCACTGTCCAGCGTCGCCGAGAACATCAACATCAGTGCCCGTGGCGCGCATTCGGCGTTCGGCTGGCTGTTGCGCGATGGCTGGGAGAAGGGCAACGCCGACGGGCAAATCAAGGCCATGAAGGTCAAGACGCCCAGCGCCGAACAGAAAATCATGTATCTCTCCGGCGGCAACCAACAAAAGGCCATTCTCGGCCGCTGGCTGTCGATGCCGATGAAGGTGCTGCTGCTGGACGAGCCCACGCGCGGCATCGACATCGGCGCCAAATCGGAGATCTATCAGATCATTCACAACCTCGCGGCGCAGGGCATTGCGGTGATCGTGGTGTCCAGCGACCTGATGGAGGTCATGGGTATTTCCGACCGCATTCTGGTAATGAGCGAAGGTGCCCTCACGGGCGAGTTATCCCATGACCAGGCGGATGAAGCACGACTGCTGCAACTGGCACTTCCGCGTACGCGGGCTTGA
- a CDS encoding DUF4398 domain-containing protein, producing the protein MTLRPLYAALAVVALAGCATDPAPTEQMRLTQQAVEQANAVGANTDESPELKLAEDKFARAKGNMADQSYKHARMRAEQAELDARLAEAKVLTAKSQEQLNVVNTRIARLRKQLQLGEAQ; encoded by the coding sequence GTGACTCTTCGACCTCTTTACGCGGCCCTGGCCGTTGTCGCTCTGGCGGGATGTGCCACCGATCCTGCGCCGACTGAACAGATGCGCCTGACCCAGCAAGCCGTTGAGCAAGCCAACGCGGTCGGCGCCAATACCGATGAATCGCCCGAGCTGAAACTGGCCGAAGACAAATTTGCCAGGGCCAAAGGCAACATGGCCGACCAGTCCTACAAACATGCCCGCATGCGCGCCGAACAGGCCGAGCTGGATGCACGTCTGGCCGAGGCCAAAGTGCTGACCGCCAAGAGCCAGGAACAATTGAACGTGGTTAATACCCGCATCGCGCGCCTGCGCAAGCAGTTGCAGTTGGGAGAAGCCCAATGA
- a CDS encoding OmpA family protein: MIRGLSVALLLSSAALGGCASQPSSEQALQQAGSDFQLVKEDANVLRFAPKDVIRAGESLARADRLSSYWGSGADVVHYAYLSQRYSAIAREHTEQGLNAERLAKLELERQRLQLALRESKLASVQQQGKWVEQQIASLTTQTERGLVMTLGDVLFDTGEAELQNSANRTVLKVVQFLQLNPRRKVRIEGYTDDTGGEHDNLNLSRDRAQAVADVLVDLGIDEKRIQVEGYGDKYPVEANASERGRAQNRRVEIVFSDEKGQLGAAR; this comes from the coding sequence ATGATCCGCGGTTTGAGTGTTGCATTACTGCTCAGCAGCGCGGCGCTGGGCGGCTGTGCCAGCCAACCCAGCAGCGAGCAGGCATTGCAGCAGGCCGGCAGTGACTTTCAGTTGGTCAAGGAAGACGCCAATGTATTGCGTTTCGCGCCCAAGGATGTGATCCGCGCCGGGGAGTCCCTGGCGCGTGCCGATCGCCTGTCCAGCTATTGGGGCAGCGGCGCCGACGTGGTGCATTACGCCTACCTGAGCCAGCGCTACAGTGCCATCGCCCGTGAGCACACCGAGCAGGGGCTGAACGCCGAGCGCCTTGCCAAACTCGAGCTGGAACGCCAGCGCCTGCAATTGGCGTTGCGTGAAAGCAAGTTGGCCAGCGTGCAGCAGCAGGGCAAGTGGGTCGAACAGCAAATCGCCAGCCTGACCACACAGACCGAGCGTGGCCTGGTGATGACCCTGGGTGACGTACTGTTCGATACCGGCGAAGCCGAGTTGCAGAACTCAGCCAACCGTACGGTGTTGAAGGTCGTGCAGTTCCTGCAACTGAACCCCAGGCGCAAGGTGCGCATCGAGGGCTATACCGATGATACCGGGGGCGAACACGACAACCTGAACCTATCCCGCGACCGCGCTCAGGCGGTGGCCGATGTGCTGGTCGACCTGGGGATCGACGAGAAACGCATCCAGGTTGAGGGGTATGGCGACAAATACCCGGTGGAGGCCAATGCTTCGGAGCGTGGCCGTGCGCAGAACCGCCGAGTGGAAATTGTGTTCTCCGACGAAAAAGGCCAACTGGGCGCCGCTCGCTAA
- a CDS encoding substrate-binding periplasmic protein — MQLRSLIPLLGLTLLPTLSLAAGKCERLVITGSPDAPPLLWRDPQDPTHLIGATADVLQQVATDLGLKIDLLYGGKRSLALEEVRSGRMDILADAPLNLGELENLDYIHPALMQIDYLVWTRKDSPLVYTTAADLHGHKGAASERARLSAGFDTFAGEQLSLQRLPSLTPAFQKLLLGEVDYVLASRYSGMAMVQTLGMHNDLAARDIPIDQPGLYLAISHNSACNDPWLRGQLAKKMTELPASGAAEAALQRNIERWKAQLQQSVGTPTK, encoded by the coding sequence ATGCAACTGCGTTCCCTGATCCCGCTGCTGGGCCTTACGCTGCTGCCGACCTTGTCGCTGGCGGCCGGCAAATGCGAGCGTCTGGTCATTACCGGCAGCCCGGATGCGCCGCCGTTGCTGTGGCGCGACCCGCAGGACCCGACTCACCTGATCGGCGCCACCGCCGATGTGCTGCAACAAGTGGCCACGGACCTGGGTCTGAAAATCGATCTGCTTTACGGCGGCAAGCGCTCCCTGGCGCTGGAGGAAGTGCGCAGCGGGCGCATGGATATCCTCGCCGATGCGCCGTTGAACCTCGGCGAGCTGGAAAACCTCGACTACATACACCCGGCGCTGATGCAGATCGATTACCTGGTGTGGACGCGCAAGGACTCGCCCCTGGTCTATACCACCGCTGCCGACTTGCACGGCCATAAGGGCGCCGCATCGGAGCGTGCTCGCCTGAGTGCAGGGTTCGACACCTTTGCCGGCGAGCAACTGAGCCTGCAGCGTCTGCCCAGCCTGACGCCGGCGTTCCAGAAGCTGTTGCTGGGGGAGGTTGACTATGTGCTCGCCAGCCGCTATTCCGGCATGGCCATGGTCCAGACCCTGGGCATGCACAATGACCTGGCCGCGCGCGACATACCGATCGACCAGCCCGGCCTGTACCTGGCCATATCCCACAATTCAGCCTGCAATGATCCGTGGCTGCGCGGACAGTTGGCAAAAAAGATGACAGAATTGCCCGCGTCCGGTGCCGCGGAAGCCGCGTTGCAGCGCAATATCGAGCGCTGGAAGGCGCAATTGCAACAATCTGTCGGCACCCCAACAAAGTAG
- a CDS encoding electron transfer flavoprotein subunit alpha/FixB family protein, which translates to MTILVIAEHDNKVLAPATLNTVAAAAKIGGDIHVLVAGQAAGPVAEAAAKIAGVSKVLNADNAAYAHQLPENVAPLVAELGKSYSHILAAATSNGKNILPRVAAQLDVDQISEIISVESADTFKRPIYAGNAIATVQSNAAVMVITVRATGFDPVAAEGGSATVEAVAAAHDAGTSSFVGEELAKSDRPELTAAKIVVSGGRGMQNGDNFKHLYALADKLGAAVGASRAAVDAGFVPNDMQVGQTGKIVAPQLYIAVGISGAIQHLAGMKDSKVIVAINKDEEAPIFQVADYGLVADLFEAVPELEKLV; encoded by the coding sequence ATGACTATCCTCGTAATCGCCGAACACGATAACAAGGTGCTGGCCCCGGCCACCCTGAACACCGTGGCCGCTGCCGCTAAAATCGGTGGCGACATCCACGTGCTGGTTGCAGGTCAAGCCGCTGGCCCGGTAGCCGAAGCCGCAGCCAAAATCGCCGGCGTGAGCAAAGTGCTCAACGCCGACAATGCCGCCTACGCGCATCAGTTGCCGGAAAACGTTGCGCCGCTGGTTGCAGAGTTGGGCAAGAGCTACAGCCACATCCTGGCCGCCGCCACTTCCAACGGCAAAAACATCCTGCCACGCGTTGCCGCGCAGCTGGACGTTGACCAGATCTCCGAGATCATCTCGGTTGAAAGCGCCGACACCTTCAAGCGCCCGATCTACGCCGGTAACGCCATCGCTACCGTGCAGTCCAACGCTGCGGTCATGGTCATCACCGTACGCGCCACCGGTTTCGACCCGGTGGCCGCTGAAGGCGGTTCGGCTACCGTTGAAGCCGTCGCTGCCGCCCACGACGCCGGTACTTCCAGCTTTGTCGGCGAAGAGCTGGCCAAGTCGGATCGCCCGGAGCTGACCGCTGCCAAGATCGTCGTTTCCGGCGGGCGTGGCATGCAGAACGGTGACAACTTCAAGCACCTGTACGCCCTGGCCGACAAGCTGGGCGCGGCGGTCGGCGCTTCCCGCGCGGCCGTCGACGCAGGCTTCGTACCCAACGACATGCAGGTCGGCCAGACCGGCAAGATCGTTGCGCCACAGCTGTACATTGCTGTCGGTATCTCCGGCGCGATCCAGCACTTGGCCGGTATGAAAGACTCCAAGGTGATCGTTGCGATCAACAAGGACGAAGAAGCACCGATCTTCCAGGTGGCTGATTATGGCCTGGTGGCGGACTTGTTCGAAGCCGTACCCGAGTTGGAGAAGCTGGTCTAA
- a CDS encoding IclR family transcriptional regulator — protein sequence MQENAHSPVKDAAPTGTQTLLRGLGVVQAVAAGARDLKEIARRIGTTRSTTHRLASCLVEERYLRVVPQVGYLLGPKLIELGFQAREELPLVNLAVPYLDELSALTGDTIHLAIREYDEVLYLHKNPGRNGPEMRSRVGHRMPLARTGIGKALMLDDSVEEWQRLYQVSLPAGGRNLQWPQHPEQSWAQFEQRMHEYVVGGYAFDLEDNEPSIRCVAAPVRDASRRIVAGISIASTVPYMPLEKMAELIPVIKQVAARLSAQLGAKA from the coding sequence ATGCAGGAAAACGCTCACTCCCCCGTCAAAGACGCAGCCCCCACCGGCACCCAGACCCTGCTGCGTGGCCTGGGCGTGGTGCAGGCGGTGGCGGCCGGCGCGCGGGATCTGAAAGAGATCGCCCGGCGTATCGGCACCACCCGCAGCACCACTCACCGCCTGGCCAGTTGCCTGGTGGAGGAGCGTTACCTGCGCGTGGTGCCGCAGGTCGGTTACCTGCTGGGGCCCAAGCTTATCGAGCTGGGGTTCCAGGCGCGCGAAGAGCTGCCCTTGGTCAACCTGGCGGTGCCTTACCTGGACGAGTTGTCAGCCCTCACCGGCGACACCATTCACCTGGCAATTCGCGAATACGACGAGGTGCTCTACCTGCACAAGAACCCCGGCCGCAATGGGCCGGAAATGCGCTCGCGAGTGGGCCATCGCATGCCGCTGGCGCGCACCGGCATCGGCAAGGCGTTGATGCTCGATGACAGTGTGGAGGAATGGCAGCGCCTGTACCAAGTCAGCCTGCCGGCGGGGGGCAGGAACCTGCAATGGCCGCAGCACCCCGAGCAGTCCTGGGCGCAGTTCGAGCAGCGCATGCATGAATACGTGGTGGGCGGTTATGCGTTTGACCTGGAAGACAACGAACCGTCGATCCGTTGCGTCGCGGCACCGGTGCGCGATGCCAGCCGGCGAATCGTCGCCGGCATCAGCATCGCCAGTACCGTGCCCTACATGCCGCTGGAGAAAATGGCCGAGCTGATCCCTGTGATCAAACAGGTCGCGGCCCGGCTCTCGGCGCAACTGGGCGCGAAGGCCTGA
- a CDS encoding AraC family transcriptional regulator, which translates to MLLTRHLDANATLVSLIEGLASRDGFSPTHLPGVKVLRASCDVARGPQIYEPSLMFVAQGSKVAYLGPRTLEYGAGHYLIQAMPVPFECETFAMAPGAPLLGVTVGIDRVVLGELVMAMGMQAGPPPAAQTLESMSSVVLDDAMRGCVERLLQCLHDPLESRIMGPARVRELLFTALRGPQADVLRALVEQQGQFSRIATSLNHLHAHYAEPLNIETLAGFAHMSASTFHEHFKRCTLLSPVQYLKRLRLLKAQQLLLVDGMGVAQAAHSVGYQSTSQFSREYKRYFLRNPGEERAA; encoded by the coding sequence ATGCTGTTGACCCGCCATCTCGACGCCAACGCCACCCTGGTTTCCTTGATCGAGGGGCTTGCCTCCCGCGACGGCTTTTCGCCGACTCACTTGCCTGGCGTAAAGGTGTTGCGTGCCAGTTGCGACGTGGCGCGTGGGCCGCAGATCTACGAGCCGAGCCTGATGTTCGTGGCTCAGGGCAGCAAGGTCGCCTATCTGGGCCCGCGTACGTTGGAGTATGGCGCCGGGCATTACCTGATCCAGGCCATGCCGGTGCCGTTCGAGTGCGAGACGTTTGCCATGGCCCCCGGGGCGCCGTTGCTCGGCGTGACGGTCGGCATTGATCGAGTGGTGCTGGGGGAATTGGTCATGGCGATGGGCATGCAAGCCGGACCGCCGCCGGCGGCGCAGACCCTGGAGTCGATGAGTTCGGTGGTGCTCGATGACGCCATGCGCGGGTGCGTCGAACGGCTGTTGCAGTGCCTGCACGATCCGCTGGAGAGCCGGATCATGGGGCCGGCGCGGGTGCGTGAATTATTGTTCACCGCGTTGCGTGGTCCCCAGGCCGATGTGTTGCGTGCATTGGTGGAGCAGCAGGGGCAGTTTTCGCGCATTGCCACGTCCCTGAACCACCTGCATGCCCATTACGCCGAACCGCTGAATATCGAGACGCTGGCTGGTTTTGCGCACATGAGTGCGTCGACCTTTCACGAACACTTCAAGCGCTGCACGCTGTTGTCGCCGGTGCAGTATCTCAAGCGCCTGCGGTTACTCAAGGCCCAGCAGCTGTTGCTGGTCGACGGCATGGGCGTGGCGCAGGCGGCGCATAGCGTGGGGTATCAGAGTACGTCGCAGTTCAGTCGTGAGTACAAGCGTTACTTCCTGCGTAACCCCGGCGAAGAACGGGCCGCCTAA
- a CDS encoding NAD(P)-dependent alcohol dehydrogenase, translating to MYTAIGYAAQSATTPLAPMSFERRSPRADDVAIEILYCGVCHSDIHQARNEWGIAVYPLMPGHEIVGKVTAIGASVTAHKVGDLVGVGCMVDSCRHCDACQSDLEQYCLEGPTMTYATPDRVDGSNTMGGYSDSIVVSEHFVVKIPARLDLASAAPILCAGITTYSPLKHYGVKAGDKVGILGMGGLGHMGIKFAKAMGAEVTLFTRSASKAEEGRRQGADHVIVSTDAEQMKAAAGHFDFLLDTIPVQHDLNPYLDVLRFDGVHILVGLIEPVDPPVNAAKLVLGRKVLAGSLIGGIAETQEVLDFCAEHGITCDIEMLDIRQINEAYTRMIAGDVKYRFVIDMATLKA from the coding sequence ATGTACACCGCTATCGGTTACGCCGCCCAGTCGGCCACCACTCCCCTCGCCCCCATGTCGTTTGAACGCCGCAGCCCGCGCGCCGATGACGTGGCCATCGAGATTCTCTACTGCGGCGTGTGCCACTCCGATATCCACCAGGCGCGCAATGAATGGGGCATCGCGGTATACCCGCTGATGCCCGGCCATGAAATCGTCGGCAAAGTCACTGCCATCGGCGCCAGTGTTACTGCGCACAAGGTCGGTGACCTGGTCGGCGTGGGCTGCATGGTCGATTCGTGCCGTCACTGCGACGCCTGCCAATCGGATCTGGAGCAATACTGCCTCGAAGGCCCGACCATGACCTACGCCACCCCGGACCGCGTTGACGGCAGCAACACCATGGGCGGCTACTCCGACAGCATCGTGGTCAGCGAGCACTTCGTGGTGAAGATTCCGGCCAGGCTCGACCTGGCCAGCGCCGCACCGATTCTCTGCGCGGGCATCACCACCTACTCGCCGCTCAAGCACTACGGCGTGAAGGCCGGCGACAAGGTCGGGATTCTCGGCATGGGCGGCCTGGGCCATATGGGCATCAAGTTCGCCAAGGCCATGGGCGCCGAAGTGACGCTGTTCACCCGCTCGGCGAGCAAGGCTGAAGAAGGCCGCCGCCAGGGCGCCGACCATGTGATCGTGTCCACCGATGCCGAGCAGATGAAAGCCGCCGCCGGGCACTTCGACTTCCTGCTCGACACCATCCCGGTGCAGCATGACCTGAACCCCTACCTCGACGTTCTGCGCTTTGACGGCGTGCATATCCTGGTCGGCCTGATCGAGCCGGTGGACCCGCCCGTCAACGCCGCCAAACTGGTATTGGGCCGTAAAGTGCTGGCCGGCTCGCTGATCGGCGGCATTGCCGAAACCCAGGAAGTCTTGGATTTCTGCGCCGAACATGGGATCACTTGCGACATCGAGATGCTCGACATCCGCCAGATCAACGAGGCCTACACCCGCATGATCGCCGGTGATGTGAAGTATCGCTTCGTCATCGACATGGCGACCCTGAAGGCCTGA
- a CDS encoding electron transfer flavoprotein-ubiquinone oxidoreductase gives MEREYMEFDVVIVGAGPAGLSAACRLKQKAAEAGKEISVCVVEKGSEVGAHILSGAVFEPRALNELFPDWKALGAPLNTPVVRDDIYVLRSSDTSSKVPDFFVPKTMHNEGNYIISLGNLCRWLAQQAENLGVEIYPGFAAQEALFDENGVVRGIITGDLGVDREGKPKEGLYTPGMELRGKYTLFAEGCRGHIGKQLIQRFNLDSDADAQHYGIGLKEIWEIDPAKHQPGLVVHTAGWPLDIMGNENTGGSFLYHLENNQVVVGLIVDLSYSNTFLSPFDEFQRLKHHPVLAQYLEGGKRVSYGARAICKGGLNSLPKMVFKGGALIGCDLGTLNFAKIKGSHTAMKSGMLAADAVADRLFAESEGGDELTAYVDSFKASWLYEELFASRNFGPAVHKFGAILGGGFNWLDQNIFGGRIPFTLHDTKPDYACLKLAKDSQKIDYPKPDGKLSFDKLSSVFISGTNHEEEQPCHLKLKDPSIPIGTNLPLYDEPAQRYCPAGVYEVVTKEDGEKRFQINAQNCVHCKTCDIKDPSQNITWVTPEGAGGPTYPNM, from the coding sequence GTGGAACGCGAATACATGGAATTCGACGTGGTCATCGTCGGCGCCGGCCCGGCGGGCCTGTCCGCCGCCTGCCGACTGAAGCAGAAGGCCGCCGAAGCCGGTAAGGAAATCAGCGTCTGCGTGGTCGAGAAAGGCTCCGAAGTGGGCGCACACATCCTCTCCGGTGCCGTGTTCGAACCACGCGCCCTGAACGAACTGTTCCCGGACTGGAAAGCACTGGGCGCCCCGCTCAACACACCGGTCGTGCGCGACGACATCTATGTACTGCGCAGCAGCGACACCTCCAGCAAGGTTCCCGACTTTTTTGTGCCCAAGACCATGCACAACGAAGGCAACTACATTATTTCCCTGGGCAACCTGTGCCGCTGGCTGGCCCAGCAGGCCGAGAACCTGGGCGTGGAAATCTACCCAGGCTTTGCCGCTCAGGAAGCGCTGTTCGATGAAAACGGCGTGGTGCGCGGCATCATCACCGGTGATCTGGGCGTCGACCGCGAAGGCAAGCCCAAAGAGGGCCTGTACACCCCGGGCATGGAGCTGCGCGGCAAGTACACGCTGTTCGCCGAAGGCTGCCGTGGGCATATCGGCAAGCAACTGATCCAGCGCTTCAACCTGGACAGCGACGCCGATGCCCAGCACTACGGCATCGGCCTCAAGGAAATCTGGGAAATCGATCCGGCCAAACATCAGCCGGGCCTGGTGGTGCACACCGCCGGTTGGCCGCTGGACATCATGGGTAACGAGAACACCGGTGGCTCGTTCCTGTATCACCTGGAAAACAACCAGGTGGTGGTCGGCCTGATCGTGGACCTGTCCTACAGCAATACTTTCCTGTCGCCCTTCGACGAGTTCCAGCGTCTCAAGCATCACCCGGTACTGGCCCAATACCTGGAAGGCGGCAAGCGCGTCAGCTATGGCGCACGCGCGATCTGCAAAGGCGGCCTGAACTCGCTGCCCAAGATGGTATTCAAGGGTGGCGCGCTGATCGGTTGCGACCTCGGCACCCTGAACTTCGCCAAGATCAAGGGCAGCCATACCGCGATGAAGTCCGGCATGCTCGCGGCCGACGCGGTAGCCGACCGCCTGTTTGCCGAATCCGAAGGCGGTGATGAACTGACCGCGTATGTCGACAGCTTCAAGGCCAGTTGGTTGTACGAAGAACTGTTCGCCAGCCGCAATTTCGGCCCGGCCGTGCACAAATTCGGCGCCATCCTCGGCGGCGGCTTCAACTGGCTCGACCAGAACATTTTTGGCGGCAGGATTCCTTTTACCCTGCACGACACCAAGCCGGACTACGCCTGCCTCAAGCTGGCCAAGGACAGCCAGAAGATCGATTACCCCAAACCCGACGGCAAGCTGAGCTTCGACAAGCTGAGCTCGGTGTTCATCTCCGGTACCAACCACGAAGAAGAGCAGCCGTGCCACCTGAAGCTCAAAGACCCGAGCATCCCGATCGGCACCAACCTGCCGCTCTACGATGAACCGGCGCAGCGTTACTGCCCGGCCGGCGTGTATGAAGTGGTGACTAAAGAAGACGGCGAAAAGCGCTTCCAGATCAACGCCCAGAACTGCGTGCACTGCAAGACCTGTGACATCAAGGACCCTTCGCAGAACATTACCTGGGTTACGCCGGAAGGTGCGGGCGGACCGACTTACCCGAATATGTAA
- the araH gene encoding L-arabinose ABC transporter permease AraH — MSQVKTAKGFWPGFNQRKFLDDWVMLLAALGIFVLSALFIDNFLSPLNMRGLGLAISTVGIAACTMLFCLASGHFDLSVGSVIACAGVVAGIVIRDTDSVMLGVSAALAMGLVVGLINGIVIAKLRINALIATLATMQIVRGLAYIFSNGKAVGVMDEGFFVFGNGQLLGVPVPIIITVLCFVFFGWLLNYTTYGRNTMAIGGNQEAALLAGVNVDRTKIIIFAVHGLIGALAGVILASRMTSGQPMIGQGFELTVISACVLGGVSLSGGIGMIRHVIAGVLILAIIENAMNLKNIDTFYQYVIRGSILLLAVIIDRMKQR, encoded by the coding sequence ATGTCTCAGGTAAAAACGGCAAAAGGCTTCTGGCCAGGGTTCAACCAACGCAAGTTTCTCGATGACTGGGTGATGTTATTGGCCGCCTTGGGCATCTTTGTGCTCAGCGCGTTGTTCATCGACAACTTCCTTTCACCCCTGAACATGCGCGGCCTTGGCCTGGCGATTTCCACCGTGGGCATCGCCGCGTGCACCATGCTGTTCTGCCTGGCGTCGGGGCATTTCGACTTGTCGGTGGGCTCGGTGATCGCCTGCGCCGGCGTAGTGGCGGGCATTGTGATCCGCGACACCGACAGCGTGATGCTCGGCGTGTCGGCTGCCCTGGCCATGGGCCTGGTGGTGGGGCTGATCAACGGCATCGTCATCGCCAAACTGCGCATCAACGCACTGATCGCGACCTTGGCGACCATGCAGATCGTACGCGGCCTGGCCTACATCTTCTCCAACGGCAAGGCGGTGGGGGTGATGGATGAAGGCTTCTTCGTGTTCGGCAACGGCCAACTGCTGGGCGTGCCGGTGCCGATCATCATTACCGTGTTGTGCTTTGTGTTCTTTGGCTGGCTGCTCAACTACACCACCTATGGGCGCAACACCATGGCCATTGGCGGTAACCAGGAAGCGGCGCTGCTGGCGGGGGTCAACGTTGATCGCACCAAGATCATCATCTTTGCCGTACACGGTCTGATCGGCGCGCTGGCCGGGGTGATCCTGGCCTCGCGCATGACCTCGGGCCAGCCGATGATCGGCCAGGGTTTCGAGCTGACGGTGATATCGGCGTGCGTGCTGGGCGGGGTGTCGTTGAGCGGCGGTATCGGCATGATCCGCCATGTGATTGCCGGGGTGCTGATCCTGGCGATCATCGAGAACGCGATGAACCTGAAGAACATCGACACGTTTTACCAGTACGTGATCCGCGGCTCGATCCTGCTGCTGGCGGTCATCATCGACCGCATGAAGCAACGCTGA